A portion of the Thermosipho africanus Ob7 genome contains these proteins:
- a CDS encoding type II toxin-antitoxin system Phd/YefM family antitoxin, translating to MNLKNKNIYYSIAEAKAKFSKVIDESRENNVIITKNGKPVSVIIDFDKFEKIVSFLENVWELYLLEIGDPSKFKDLNINDLFSDND from the coding sequence TTGAATTTAAAAAACAAAAATATTTACTATAGCATTGCTGAAGCAAAAGCAAAATTTTCAAAAGTAATAGATGAATCTCGTGAAAATAATGTAATTATAACTAAAAATGGAAAACCTGTTTCTGTAATCATAGACTTTGATAAATTTGAAAAAATAGTAAGTTTTTTAGAAAATGTATGGGAATTATACTTACTTGAAATAGGTGATCCCTCAAAATTTAAAGATTTAAATATAAATGATCTTTTTTCTGATAATGATTAG
- a CDS encoding radical SAM protein yields the protein MAVGGIKGMIYRQAGKMINSFVRKADTQSFAKLLFTVGALSKEPAKSGLKKLGLMAQEEHPMIKKWIEIFQKSSPKCTEKIINNLIINEWAIGEPLRQKNMEKEKVVLPKLGVISPTYACNLNCIGCYAGLYGRKYELSKEEVRSILKQGEELGIFFWIITGGEPFYWPHLLEILEEFDQHYFMIYSNGILINEEKAKKLSELGNATIAISVEGFEEETDWRRGKGVFNAIQNTWERLRRYGVPFGASVTATRKNHDVIMKDEFWDFLAENGVAYTWVFQFMPVGMNPSMDLVPTPKQRYERFFKTDEVRLSGRFAFVADFWNHGFLTHGCLSAGSKYFHVNAKGYVEPCVFQQFAKDSIREKTLLEIFKSPFFEAYKRMIPFSNNLFRPCPIIDNPKVFRAMVKHFDAIPQHEGSEKVITELAPEIDKLAEEWKQYADKLWYEHGYVERYPVNRGIYNYETRMKRYANREEALKVDKKLEL from the coding sequence ATGGCTGTAGGCGGAATAAAAGGTATGATTTATAGGCAAGCGGGGAAGATGATTAACTCATTTGTGAGAAAAGCAGATACTCAATCTTTTGCAAAGTTATTGTTTACAGTTGGAGCTTTGAGTAAAGAACCTGCAAAAAGTGGTTTGAAGAAATTAGGTTTAATGGCTCAAGAAGAACATCCTATGATCAAAAAGTGGATAGAGATTTTCCAAAAGTCAAGCCCAAAGTGTACTGAAAAGATTATCAACAACCTTATTATTAACGAATGGGCAATTGGTGAACCTTTGAGACAAAAAAATATGGAAAAGGAGAAAGTTGTTCTTCCAAAACTTGGAGTTATAAGTCCTACATATGCATGTAATTTGAATTGTATTGGATGTTATGCAGGGCTTTATGGAAGAAAGTATGAACTTTCAAAAGAAGAAGTAAGAAGCATTTTAAAACAAGGTGAAGAGCTTGGAATTTTCTTCTGGATTATTACTGGTGGAGAACCTTTCTATTGGCCACATCTTCTTGAAATTTTAGAAGAATTTGATCAACACTACTTTATGATTTACTCCAATGGAATTTTGATTAATGAAGAAAAAGCTAAAAAATTGTCAGAACTTGGGAATGCTACTATAGCAATTTCAGTTGAAGGATTTGAGGAAGAAACAGATTGGAGAAGAGGTAAAGGTGTATTCAATGCTATTCAAAATACATGGGAAAGACTAAGAAGATATGGTGTACCATTTGGAGCAAGTGTTACTGCTACTAGAAAGAACCATGATGTTATAATGAAAGATGAATTTTGGGATTTTCTTGCTGAAAATGGTGTAGCATATACTTGGGTATTCCAATTCATGCCAGTGGGAATGAATCCATCAATGGATCTTGTGCCTACTCCAAAGCAGAGATACGAAAGGTTCTTTAAAACAGATGAAGTAAGATTAAGTGGAAGGTTTGCGTTTGTTGCAGATTTTTGGAACCATGGTTTCTTAACACACGGATGTTTATCAGCTGGTTCAAAATATTTCCACGTAAATGCAAAGGGTTATGTTGAACCATGTGTTTTCCAACAATTTGCAAAAGATAGTATAAGAGAAAAAACATTGCTTGAAATATTTAAATCTCCATTCTTTGAAGCATATAAGAGAATGATTCCATTCTCAAATAATCTTTTCAGACCATGTCCTATTATTGATAATCCAAAAGTGTTTAGAGCAATGGTAAAACATTTTGATGCAATTCCACAACATGAAGGATCAGAAAAAGTAATTACGGAATTAGCACCTGAGATAGATAAACTTGCTGAAGAATGGAAACAATATGCAGATAAACTGTGGTACGAACATGGTTATGTCGAAAGATACCCTGTAAATAGAGGAATTTACAACTATGAGACAAGAATGAAGAGATACGCAAATAGAGAAGAAGCACTCAAAGTTGATAAAAAGTTAGAATTATAA
- a CDS encoding TetR/AcrR family transcriptional regulator yields the protein MARKNTKILILEAAKKAFSEKGYDAVSIDEIAQIAGVRKSLIYYYFPSKEALFEEVWIKSIEELENELFGVDESDSSYVARIKNFLKRYIDFLTSKKAISDLLRREKTKVIDQENWKNAREKYESFLGKIESLIVEGKKKKIINEEVDPKAATDMIASVDSLPRKGLLKSVENMLIKILLKDNT from the coding sequence ATGGCAAGGAAAAACACGAAGATATTGATTTTAGAGGCTGCTAAAAAAGCATTTTCGGAAAAAGGATATGATGCTGTAAGCATTGATGAAATCGCACAGATTGCAGGTGTGCGAAAATCTTTAATTTATTATTATTTCCCAAGTAAAGAAGCACTTTTTGAAGAGGTATGGATTAAATCTATTGAAGAGTTGGAAAACGAATTATTTGGAGTCGACGAGAGTGATTCTTCTTATGTTGCAAGGATAAAAAATTTTTTGAAAAGGTATATTGATTTTTTGACAAGCAAGAAGGCAATTTCTGATCTTTTGCGTCGTGAGAAGACAAAGGTTATAGATCAAGAAAATTGGAAAAATGCTAGGGAAAAATACGAAAGTTTTTTGGGAAAGATTGAAAGTTTGATAGTTGAAGGTAAGAAGAAAAAAATAATTAATGAGGAAGTAGACCCAAAAGCTGCTACAGATATGATTGCAAGTGTTGATTCGTTACCAAGAAAAGGATTGTTAAAATCAGTGGAGAATATGTTAATAAAAATTTTACTTAAAGATAATACGTAA
- a CDS encoding cation diffusion facilitator family transporter — translation MHSHDHHGNSDIVGVKLLFSVFFNLAITLSEIIGGIISGSLALVSDALHNLSDTGALLTSYFARKISKKPRDLKFTYGYKRAETIAAIINTTVLLAISFSLIVEGIRKIIQPNEINTDIMLIIAYIGLAGNLLTAILLFSHSKENLNLKSSFLHILSDLLSSIAIIITGHIMQFYNLYILDPIITFLISAYIIIESINILKDAITITMQAVPDGVNFEIIKDKIESLPFVKDMHHTHIWSLDGNNLFIESHIKVIGKDYDNYLKEIKAILNKNGISHSTIQIESEYCDDFCIEEKD, via the coding sequence ATGCATAGTCATGACCATCATGGAAATTCAGACATTGTTGGAGTAAAATTACTGTTTTCAGTTTTTTTTAATCTTGCAATTACACTATCGGAAATAATAGGAGGAATAATCTCAGGAAGTCTTGCTCTAGTCTCAGATGCTTTACATAACTTAAGTGATACAGGTGCACTTTTAACAAGTTACTTTGCAAGAAAAATTTCTAAAAAACCAAGAGATTTAAAATTCACATATGGTTATAAACGTGCCGAAACAATTGCTGCAATAATTAATACCACAGTACTTCTTGCCATTTCTTTTTCATTAATTGTTGAAGGTATCAGAAAAATCATTCAACCTAATGAAATTAATACAGACATAATGCTTATTATTGCATATATTGGACTTGCCGGAAATTTACTTACTGCAATTTTACTCTTTTCACATAGTAAAGAAAACCTAAATCTAAAATCTTCTTTTCTCCATATTTTAAGCGATCTATTATCTTCAATTGCCATAATAATAACTGGTCATATAATGCAATTTTATAATTTGTATATCTTAGATCCTATAATAACTTTCTTAATCTCTGCCTATATAATTATAGAATCAATTAATATTTTAAAAGATGCTATAACAATAACTATGCAGGCTGTACCAGATGGTGTTAATTTTGAAATTATTAAAGATAAAATTGAATCCTTACCATTTGTCAAAGATATGCATCATACTCATATATGGTCTCTTGACGGCAATAATCTTTTTATTGAATCTCACATAAAAGTTATAGGAAAAGACTATGATAACTACTTAAAAGAAATTAAAGCTATTCTAAATAAAAATGGTATTTCACATTCTACTATACAAATAGAATCTGAATATTGCGATGATTTTTGTATTGAAGAAAAAGATTAA
- a CDS encoding ArsR/SmtB family transcription factor, with amino-acid sequence MDESIYQLSEFFKILSDQTRLKILIALSKKECSVSELQEFLNTTQSTVSHQLRILRQTNLVKYSKVGRRVYYKLYDEHVKTIINFALEHLEEFRGGSKNA; translated from the coding sequence ATGGATGAATCTATATACCAACTTTCTGAATTTTTTAAAATTTTATCTGACCAAACAAGATTAAAAATCTTGATTGCGCTTTCAAAAAAAGAATGTAGTGTTTCAGAACTTCAAGAGTTTTTGAACACTACACAATCTACGGTTTCTCATCAATTACGTATTTTAAGGCAAACCAACCTAGTAAAATATTCAAAAGTTGGAAGGAGAGTATACTACAAACTTTATGATGAACATGTAAAAACAATCATCAATTTTGCACTTGAACATCTTGAAGAATTTAGAGGAGGTAGCAAGAATGCATAG
- a CDS encoding transposase, translating into MRKLAGLNLYEISSGEHKGKTRITKRGRPLLRKIIYLMAQTTLKHNHEIRKKYEQLRRREKNPLKVVQALIAIGLKMIRIVFKLAKSKIKYEPEKVYV; encoded by the coding sequence ATAAGAAAATTAGCTGGATTAAATCTGTATGAAATAAGTTCGGGAGAACATAAGGGTAAAACACGAATAACAAAAAGAGGAAGACCATTACTCAGAAAAATAATATATCTGATGGCACAAACAACATTAAAACATAATCATGAAATAAGGAAAAAATATGAACAACTTAGGAGAAGAGAAAAGAATCCATTAAAAGTAGTACAAGCGTTAATAGCAATAGGGCTGAAAATGATAAGGATAGTATTTAAACTAGCAAAAAGTAAGATAAAGTACGAACCAGAGAAAGTTTATGTATAG
- a CDS encoding IS110 family transposase encodes MADENKQRNRLSCRNTYHVKKSKEFDDNSPGKSDRKDAGVIGRLIRDGRYFDIYLPKDVYGELRVITTSRKGQ; translated from the coding sequence ATGGCAGATGAAAATAAGCAAAGAAATAGATTATCTTGTAGGAACACATATCATGTAAAGAAGAGTAAAGAATTTGATGATAACTCTCCAGGTAAAAGTGACAGAAAAGATGCAGGAGTAATAGGTAGATTAATAAGGGATGGAAGATATTTTGACATATATTTGCCAAAAGATGTATATGGAGAGTTGAGGGTAATAACCACTTCTCGGAAGGGTCAATAA
- a CDS encoding ABC transporter ATP-binding protein, whose translation MAKVELEHVWKIYDGKVEAVKDATFTIEDKEFVVLLGPSGCGKTTTLRMIAGLEEITKGTLKIDGKVMNDVEPKDRDIAMVFQNYALYPHMTVYDNMAFGLKLRKVPKDEIDRRVKEAAKILGIEEYLDRKPRQLSGGQRQRVAVGRAIVRNPKVFLFDEPLSNLDAKLRTQMRSELKKLHHRLEATIVYVTHDQIEAMTMADKIIVMKDGVIQQIGSPHEIYNKPANTFVAGFIGSPAMNFVNAKIIRENGLWIKSSGLKLKVPSQFEETLEKYIDKDIIFGIRPENIYDKMFAMLPKEGENTARAKVDVVEPLGSETILHLVAGEDKLVAVVDPKTEAKEEQEIDLVFDMNTMHVFDKETGKAIL comes from the coding sequence ATGGCAAAGGTTGAGTTAGAACACGTATGGAAAATCTATGATGGAAAGGTAGAAGCTGTAAAGGATGCAACATTCACAATAGAAGACAAGGAATTTGTAGTGCTTCTAGGTCCATCTGGTTGTGGAAAAACTACCACTTTGAGAATGATTGCAGGGCTTGAAGAAATTACAAAAGGTACATTAAAAATTGATGGTAAAGTTATGAACGATGTTGAACCAAAAGATAGAGATATTGCTATGGTTTTCCAAAATTATGCACTTTACCCACACATGACAGTATATGACAATATGGCATTTGGTTTAAAGCTAAGAAAAGTTCCTAAGGATGAAATTGATAGAAGAGTAAAAGAAGCTGCAAAAATTTTGGGAATTGAAGAATATCTTGATAGGAAACCAAGGCAACTTTCTGGTGGTCAAAGACAAAGAGTTGCTGTTGGTAGGGCTATAGTAAGAAATCCAAAAGTTTTCTTATTTGACGAACCTCTATCTAACCTTGATGCAAAATTGAGAACTCAAATGAGATCTGAATTAAAGAAGCTTCACCATAGACTCGAAGCAACTATTGTTTACGTTACTCATGACCAAATTGAAGCTATGACAATGGCTGACAAAATTATAGTTATGAAAGATGGTGTAATTCAACAAATAGGCTCACCACACGAAATTTACAACAAGCCAGCAAACACATTTGTTGCTGGATTTATTGGTAGCCCTGCTATGAATTTTGTTAATGCAAAAATTATTAGAGAAAATGGTTTATGGATTAAATCGAGTGGATTAAAACTCAAAGTACCATCTCAATTCGAAGAAACTCTTGAAAAATATATCGATAAAGACATTATCTTTGGAATTAGACCTGAAAATATTTATGACAAGATGTTTGCTATGCTGCCAAAAGAAGGAGAAAATACTGCCAGAGCTAAAGTTGACGTAGTTGAACCACTTGGTAGCGAAACTATATTACACCTTGTAGCAGGCGAAGATAAGTTGGTTGCAGTTGTTGATCCAAAAACCGAGGCAAAAGAAGAACAAGAAATTGATTTGGTATTCGATATGAATACAATGCATGTATTTGATAAAGAAACAGGTAAAGCGATATTATAA
- the purB gene encoding adenylosuccinate lyase encodes MVERYALEPLKSHWTLESQYKRWLEVELAVIRAYEELEVAPKGTYERAKKNSYLNVEEILETEKVVDHDVIAFIKVATSKMGDESRYFHFGLTSSDVVDTANSLALLRATRYIYDELENLHEVLLKKAFEYKKLPTIGRTHGVHAEPTSFGLKYLSWAAEIERNIERLKNAMDEISVGKLSGAVGNYANIDPEVEKLALSYLSLKPVKVATQVIPRDIHANLINVFALIASAIERIAVEIRHLQKTETLEVQEPFKKGQRGSSAMPHKKNPILCERLTGMSRVIRSYVNSALENIVLWHERDISHSSVERYMFPDITMTLFYMIKKATYLIENLTVFEDNVVKNIDKTKGLVYSQRVLLKLVEKGYTREEAYKEVQKIALKCWENKSSFKDEVKNYFKFSQEEIDEIFNPEYYLRNIDLIYERFK; translated from the coding sequence ATGGTTGAAAGATACGCGCTAGAGCCACTTAAAAGTCATTGGACGTTGGAAAGTCAGTACAAAAGATGGCTCGAGGTTGAACTTGCTGTTATTAGAGCATACGAGGAGCTTGAAGTAGCGCCAAAGGGCACATATGAAAGAGCCAAAAAAAATTCATATCTAAATGTAGAAGAAATACTTGAAACTGAAAAGGTAGTTGATCATGATGTAATAGCTTTTATTAAAGTTGCAACATCAAAAATGGGCGATGAATCAAGGTATTTTCATTTTGGACTTACATCGTCAGATGTAGTTGATACTGCAAATAGTTTAGCACTTTTAAGGGCTACAAGGTATATATACGATGAACTTGAAAATCTGCATGAAGTTTTATTAAAGAAAGCTTTTGAATATAAAAAGCTGCCTACAATAGGAAGAACTCATGGAGTTCATGCCGAACCAACTTCTTTTGGTTTGAAATATCTCTCCTGGGCAGCAGAGATTGAAAGAAATATAGAAAGACTTAAAAATGCTATGGATGAAATTTCAGTAGGTAAGTTATCAGGTGCTGTAGGAAATTATGCAAATATTGATCCCGAAGTTGAAAAACTTGCGCTTTCTTATCTTTCCCTAAAGCCTGTTAAAGTTGCAACTCAAGTAATACCAAGAGATATTCATGCAAATTTAATAAATGTATTCGCATTAATTGCAAGTGCTATAGAAAGAATTGCAGTAGAAATTAGACATCTACAAAAGACAGAAACATTAGAGGTACAAGAACCTTTCAAAAAAGGTCAGAGAGGTTCATCAGCTATGCCGCATAAGAAGAACCCAATACTCTGTGAAAGGCTTACGGGGATGTCAAGAGTGATTAGGAGTTATGTAAATAGTGCGTTGGAAAATATTGTCCTATGGCATGAGAGAGATATTTCTCACTCATCTGTTGAAAGATACATGTTTCCTGATATTACAATGACCTTGTTTTATATGATAAAAAAGGCGACTTATCTAATTGAAAATTTAACAGTTTTTGAAGACAATGTAGTTAAAAATATTGATAAGACAAAAGGCTTAGTCTATTCACAGAGAGTCCTTTTGAAATTAGTAGAAAAGGGTTATACAAGAGAAGAAGCATATAAAGAAGTACAAAAAATAGCATTAAAATGTTGGGAGAATAAAAGTTCATTTAAAGATGAAGTAAAAAACTATTTTAAATTTTCTCAGGAAGAAATTGATGAAATATTTAATCCTGAGTATTATCTGAGAAATATAGATTTAATTTATGAAAGATTTAAATAA